TGGCCGCCGGAGAACTCATGCGGGTAGCGCTGCCGCGCCTCGCGGGGCAGCCCCATGGCGTCGAGCAACGCCAGCACCTCGTCCTCGCGCGCCTTGCCCTTCGCCAGGCCGTGGATGGCGAAGGGCTCCGCGAGGATGTCCCCCACCGTCATGCGCGGGTTGAGCGACGCGTACGGGTCCTGAAACACGAGCTGCATCTGCCGGCGCAGCGGCCGCAATTCGCGCTGCGACAGGCCGGTGAGCTCGCGGCCGGCCACGCGGATGGAGCCGGAGGTCGGGTCGATGAGCCGCAGCACCGCGCGCCCCAGCGTGCTCTTGCCGCAGCCGCTCTCCCCTACCAGGCCCAGCGTCTCGCCGCGGGCGACGTCGAAGGACACGCCGTCCACCGCGCGCACCGTGCCGCGCGTGCGGCCCAAGAGGCCGCCCCTCACCGGGAAGTGCACCTTCAGGTCGCGCACCTGGAGCAGCGGTTCGCTCATGGCGCGGGCACCGGATGATGGCAGGCGGCGGACTGGCCTCCGCGCTTCGGCTCCAGCACGGGGGTGACGCGCGCGCACAGCTCCGAGGCGCGGTCGCACCGGTCGCGGAACGCGCACCCGGACGGCAGCGCGGTGAGCGACGGCACCATGCCGGGAATGGCCTTCAGGCGCTGGCGTCCGCCCTCCCCCGCCGCGCCCGCGTCGTGCAGCGACGGGATGGAGCGCAGGAGGCCCGCCGTGTACGGGTGCGCGGGCCGCGCGAACAGCTCGCGCACCGGGGCCTGCTCCACGATGCGGCCCGCGTACATCACCACCACCGCGTCGCAGCTGCCCGCCACCACGCCCAGGTCGTGGGTGATGAGCATCACCGCCATGTCGCGCTCGGCCTGCAGGCGCTTGAGCAGCTCCAAAATCTGCGCCTGGATGGTGACGTCCAGCGCCGTGGTGGGCTCGTCCGCGATGAGCAGCGACGGGTCGCACGCGAGCGCCATGGCGATCATCACGCGCTGGCGCATGCCGCCGGAAAGCTGGTGCGGGTACGCGTCCACGCGCTCGCCGGGCGCCGGGATGCCCACCTGACGGAGCATCTCCACCGCGCGCTCACGCGCCTGGGCCTTCGTGGCCCCCAGGTGCAGCCGGACGCCCTCGCCAATCTGCTCGCCCACGGTGAACACCGGGTTGAGCGACGTCATGGGCTCCTGGAAGACCATGGCCACGTGCCGGCCGCGCACGCGCCGCATCTCCTTCTCCGGCAGGG
The sequence above is drawn from the Corallococcus sp. NCRR genome and encodes:
- a CDS encoding ABC transporter ATP-binding protein, yielding MTGAAPSPGASAGAPLLDVRGLVTQLSLPRGTVRAVDGVSFTVPPGGTLGVVGESGCGKSLTALSVMRLVPQPPGRVVGGEVRFRGEDLLALPEKEMRRVRGRHVAMVFQEPMTSLNPVFTVGEQIGEGVRLHLGATKAQARERAVEMLRQVGIPAPGERVDAYPHQLSGGMRQRVMIAMALACDPSLLIADEPTTALDVTIQAQILELLKRLQAERDMAVMLITHDLGVVAGSCDAVVVMYAGRIVEQAPVRELFARPAHPYTAGLLRSIPSLHDAGAAGEGGRQRLKAIPGMVPSLTALPSGCAFRDRCDRASELCARVTPVLEPKRGGQSAACHHPVPAP